The genomic region AACAAATATGCCATTTTCAAGTTGGGGTGAAATATTTGGTTCTCCAGTTTTAGCTCAAGCTATATTAGACAGATTATTGCATCATTCTCATGTTATTTCGATTAAAGGTGATTCATATCGATTAAAAGAAAAAATGGATTTTTTTGCTAATTCTGTTTCTAATTCTTAATCCCTTTTTTGTACATTTTTATTTTCCCTTTTTTAACATTCTTGTAGTTGTTTTTACACGTGGAAAAGAAAATGAAACTTTAATATACATATGAAGAAAGAACTACAAAAAGACGTTTTAGTTAAATTTTCATATGTACATAATTATCAAAAAGTTATAGTAATCTTTAATTTTAGCCTTTATTTTTTACTAGCATCATATACTTATAATACAAGGTGGAGGTTAGAAAATGAATTTATTTATCATTAGAAACTGGTTTTCAATTATTTCTGCAGAAAGAATTATAAATGAAAAAAATAAAAAAAATAATATAGCTTTGGTAGCTAATTCGAATATTGAATATTTTAAAAAAATGGAAAAATATATGAATAAAGATTTATGGAAAAATATAGAATTTTTTAATCCTAAATTAGGGAAATTTGCATTTTTAAATCAAGAAAAATTATTAAAAAAATATAATTATTTTAAAAAAATATTAAAGAAATATAATACAAGTGTTATATATTTATCCAATTTAGATTCTTTAGAAGAGAAAATGTTATACAAAATATCCAAAGAAATGAAAATAAAAATTAATATATATGAAGAAGGGACGAATTTATATGTTACATTCATTTATAATAATAATATAATTGACAAAATAAAAAGTAAAATAAGAAATTATCTATATCAAGAATATTCATTTTTAACATACCAGAAAAATAATTTTAAAGCCAATACGCTTTATTCTTTTTTTCCTGAAAAATATAAATTTACTAATGTAATAAACAAAGAAAAGATAAATTTTGATATTAAGCAAAGTAATGATTTAAAAAAATTTTTAAAATTTAAATCGTTATTCCTCTCAAGACCTTTATCTGAGGATAGGATTATTAATAGAAAATTAGAGATAAAAATATTAGAAGAGTTTTTGTCTAATTTTAATAGAGATATATATTTTAAATTTCACCCAAGAGAAAGTAAAGAGAAAATTGAATTTATATTGAAAAATTATAAAATAAAAATTTTAAATAATAAATTACAAGAATTTCCGGCAGAATATTTAATATATAATTCAGGAATAGAAAATTTAATTGGATATGAAAGTGGAACTTTAGCTTATATATCTGAGTTTAAAAAAGATATTAATGTTTATTCGTTATTAAAAAAAATAGTTGAAAATTCAAAATCATCTTATTTAAAGACTTTTTATGATTTTTATAGAAAGGAATTCAAGAAAATAATATTTATATAGTATATAGCTATTTCAAGGTTAAGTAATTTCAAAAAATAGTCACTAAAAAGTAATATAAAAAATAATATAATAAAAATAAATATATAATACTCTAAAAAGTTAAAGACTAAAATCATTTTGAAGAATGAAAAAGATAGAAATAATGAATTTTGGTAGATTTAAAACTGCTAAAATGCGAATAAATATATTATGTGGTATATTATGATATTTTATTTACAAAAATTAAAACGTTTTAAGATTAATTCTGGATCATATATTGGATATTTGTTCTAAAAGAGATTTGAGCATATAATATAGGGTAAAAAAGAAAAATCTTATTTTTTTACATAAATAATAAAAATATTTATTTTAATTTACCATATCAGATTATTTTTTTTAAAAAGAATTATCATATATATTTCATTAGACAATAGAATAAAACTTAAAATAGTTTGAAATCATAGAATAAGACATTCCTTTTTTGAATTAAAAACATTATTTTCATAACTAGATTTTCATATTTTTTAGGCAATTATAAAAGTAGAAAATTTAATATTATATTTATCAAAAATACTTTCTTGCGTTTCGTTATTAAGATGTACTTTAACTGATCTTAGAAGATAAGAAAGAAATATTGAATTTTTAAATTAAAGTCAATTCAATCTCAAGGAATCTGAAACAGAAGGAGTTTAAAATCTGAAGAATTCTTTTTTGATTTTTTCATATTAAAACACAATTTTTATATATTAATTAAATTTTCTATTTTTATTCCATATTTACCTGACGTATTTACAGAAATATAAATTGAAAATTATATAGAGAGGTTATACGTATAAATTATATATACATTCCTAAAGTGCATAGAGTTGTATGATAAATATAATGGATATGTATAAAAACAAAATAATCGGATATTTTTATTCAAAAATAATTTAACTAAGTGTATTGTTTATTTTTATATTTCCGATTTTTATTAATTATATTAAGAAAGGGGTAGAAAAATTATGAATAAAACAATAAAAATTAAAGGTTTTGAAATTAATAATTATAAACCATTTATTCTTATTGCTGGACCATGTGCAATGGAATCTGAATTTTTAGTTATGAAAACAGCAGAAAAAATAAAAGAAATTACTTATAAATTAGGAATACCATATATTTTTAAATCTTCATTTGATAAAGCAAATAGAACGTCAATAGATTCATTTAGAGGACCGGGATTAGATAAAGGCTTAAAAATATTAGAAAAGGTAAAACGATATTTTGAAATACCTGTTACAACCGACATTCATTTACCAGAACAAGCCAAACCTGTTGCTGAAATAGCAGATTTATTACAGATTCCAGCTTTTTTATGTAGGCAGACAGATCTTATTGTTGCTGCTGCTAAAACGGGAAAACCGGTAAATATAAAAAAAGGGCAATTTTTAGCTCCATGGGATATGAAGAATGTTGTAGATAAATTAGTAAAATCAGGAAATACTGATGTAATCTTAACTGAAAGAGGTACATTCTTCGGCTATAATAATTTAGTTGTTGATATGACCAGTTTGGTAGAAATGAAGAAAATAGGTTTTCCTGTGATTTTTGATGCAACACATAGTGTTCAAAAGCCTGGAGCAAAAGGTAAGGAAACAGGAGGTAATAGAGAATATGTAGAGTATTTATCAAAAGCAGCAATTACTATAGGTATATCTGGAATTTTTTTGGAAGTCCATCCTGATCCTGATAATGCATTGTCAGATGGTCCAAATATGATTAAATTAGAGAATTTAGAAAAGTTATTATTACAAATAAAGAATATCGATATGTTGATTAAAAATAATGATAAAAATGAAATGTAGGTGATAAAATTATGGATATATTGAAAGAAGCTATCAAAGTTTTTGAAAATGAAATAAAAACATTATTATATATTAAAGACAATTTTGATAGAAAATTTGTTTTATTAGTAAATGAAATAATGAATTTAAAAGGTAAAGTAATAATAACAGGAATGGGAAAAGCTGGGCTTATTGGAAAAAAGATTGTTGGTACAATGAATAGTTTAGGGTTTATGTCTATCTTTTTGCATCCTTCAGAAGCACTTCATGGCGATTTAGGAATTGTATCTAAGGATGATTTTGTAATAATTTTTAGTAAAAGTGGAGAAACTGAAGAAGTTTTAGATTTAATAAAACCGTTAAGAAAATTTAGAGTAAAAATTTCTAGCATTACTTGTAGGAATAATTCAACATTATCTGAACTAACTGATATTAATGTTGTTTTGCCCATATTATCTGAAGCATCCCCGTATCAACTTGCTCCGACAACTAGTACTACAGCTATGTTAGTTTTTGGAGATGCTCTAGCCATTGTACTGTCCAAATTAAAAAATATTACTCCAGAAAAATTTGCGTTATTTCACCCAAACGGGTCTTTAGGGAAAAAAATATTGTTCAAAGTTGAAGCATTGATGAAAAAAGATAATGATAATTCGTATGTTTATAAAGATGGTTCAGTAAAAGATGCGATTATGGAAATGAGTAAGAAAGGGTTGGGAGCTGTAGCGATTGTAGATAAAGATTTAAGGTTGTTAGGTATTTTAACTGATGGGGATTTAAGAAGATTTCTTGGAAAAATTAAGAGTATTGAAGAATTGAATTTAAAAGTTGTTGATATAATGACAAAGACCCCTGTATTTGTTTATGATGATGAAAAAGCTATCGATGTTTTAAGATTGATGGAAAATAGAGAAAAACCAATTTTAGTAGTACCAGTTGTGAATAGAAAAAATAAATTAGTTGGTATGCTTAGATTGCATGATATAATAAAGGCAGGGATATATAATGAATGATAAATTATCTAGAATTAAAGTATTTATTATGGATGTAGATGGAACATTAACTGATGGGAAATTGTATATTGGAGAAAATAGAGAGAGTTTTAAAGTATTTAATGTTAAAGATGGATTAGGAATAAAATTGTTAATTAATGAAGATATTATTCCCGTTATAATAAGCGGTAGGAGTTCTAAAATAGTTTTATATAGAGCGAAGGAATTGGGTATTAAAGAAATTTATCAA from Marinitoga hydrogenitolerans DSM 16785 harbors:
- a CDS encoding polysialyltransferase family glycosyltransferase, translated to MNLFIIRNWFSIISAERIINEKNKKNNIALVANSNIEYFKKMEKYMNKDLWKNIEFFNPKLGKFAFLNQEKLLKKYNYFKKILKKYNTSVIYLSNLDSLEEKMLYKISKEMKIKINIYEEGTNLYVTFIYNNNIIDKIKSKIRNYLYQEYSFLTYQKNNFKANTLYSFFPEKYKFTNVINKEKINFDIKQSNDLKKFLKFKSLFLSRPLSEDRIINRKLEIKILEEFLSNFNRDIYFKFHPRESKEKIEFILKNYKIKILNNKLQEFPAEYLIYNSGIENLIGYESGTLAYISEFKKDINVYSLLKKIVENSKSSYLKTFYDFYRKEFKKIIFI
- the kdsA gene encoding 3-deoxy-8-phosphooctulonate synthase, which gives rise to MNKTIKIKGFEINNYKPFILIAGPCAMESEFLVMKTAEKIKEITYKLGIPYIFKSSFDKANRTSIDSFRGPGLDKGLKILEKVKRYFEIPVTTDIHLPEQAKPVAEIADLLQIPAFLCRQTDLIVAAAKTGKPVNIKKGQFLAPWDMKNVVDKLVKSGNTDVILTERGTFFGYNNLVVDMTSLVEMKKIGFPVIFDATHSVQKPGAKGKETGGNREYVEYLSKAAITIGISGIFLEVHPDPDNALSDGPNMIKLENLEKLLLQIKNIDMLIKNNDKNEM
- a CDS encoding KpsF/GutQ family sugar-phosphate isomerase codes for the protein MDILKEAIKVFENEIKTLLYIKDNFDRKFVLLVNEIMNLKGKVIITGMGKAGLIGKKIVGTMNSLGFMSIFLHPSEALHGDLGIVSKDDFVIIFSKSGETEEVLDLIKPLRKFRVKISSITCRNNSTLSELTDINVVLPILSEASPYQLAPTTSTTAMLVFGDALAIVLSKLKNITPEKFALFHPNGSLGKKILFKVEALMKKDNDNSYVYKDGSVKDAIMEMSKKGLGAVAIVDKDLRLLGILTDGDLRRFLGKIKSIEELNLKVVDIMTKTPVFVYDDEKAIDVLRLMENREKPILVVPVVNRKNKLVGMLRLHDIIKAGIYNE